A single genomic interval of Fibrobacter sp. UWB13 harbors:
- a CDS encoding virulence RhuM family protein encodes MNDEIVIFKTDDEAINVEVRFEDETAWLTQDQMSVLFSKSKSTINEHIKNIFQEGELVESQVMRKFGNSEFTQNLTKMTNFYNLDVIISVGYRVKSLRGTQFRQWATKRLKEYIVKGFTMDDDRLKKLGGGNYWQELLARIRDIRASEKVFYRQVLDIYATSIDYDPKADTSVLFFKKVQNKMHFAVHGQTAAEVIYSRADAEKVFMGLTTFSGDKPTLQEALIAKNYLDEKELRAMGQIVSGYLDFAERKAERHEPMTMADWSKHLDQILTAGGEQLLKGNGSVSHELAVEKATGEYRKYQQKTLSSVEKAFLDSIKTIEKKTSKKT; translated from the coding sequence ATGAACGACGAGATTGTAATTTTCAAGACCGACGACGAGGCCATCAATGTGGAGGTCCGTTTTGAGGATGAGACGGCCTGGCTTACGCAGGACCAGATGTCCGTGCTGTTTAGTAAATCGAAATCGACCATAAATGAGCATATAAAGAATATTTTCCAGGAAGGTGAACTGGTTGAATCGCAGGTGATGAGAAAATTCGGAAATTCCGAATTTACGCAAAATTTGACGAAAATGACCAATTTTTACAACCTTGACGTCATTATTTCTGTGGGCTATCGCGTAAAGTCCCTGCGAGGCACCCAGTTCAGGCAGTGGGCCACGAAACGCCTCAAGGAATACATCGTCAAGGGCTTCACGATGGACGACGATCGCCTGAAAAAGCTGGGCGGAGGCAATTACTGGCAAGAACTTCTGGCGCGGATTCGCGACATCCGTGCCAGCGAGAAGGTGTTTTACCGTCAGGTTCTCGACATTTACGCGACGAGTATTGACTATGACCCCAAGGCGGATACTTCGGTCCTGTTCTTCAAGAAGGTGCAGAACAAGATGCATTTTGCCGTGCACGGGCAGACTGCGGCGGAGGTCATCTATAGCCGCGCAGATGCCGAGAAGGTCTTTATGGGGCTTACGACTTTTTCCGGGGACAAGCCGACCCTTCAAGAGGCGTTGATTGCCAAAAATTATCTGGATGAAAAGGAATTGCGCGCCATGGGGCAAATCGTTTCGGGTTATCTGGATTTCGCGGAGCGCAAGGCCGAACGCCATGAACCGATGACTATGGCGGACTGGTCTAAGCACCTGGACCAGATCCTGACGGCTGGCGGAGAACAGTTGCTTAAAGGCAACGGATCTGTTTCCCATGAACTGGCGGTCGAAAAGGCTACCGGCGAATATCGCAAGTACCAGCAAAAGACGCTCTCGTCTGTAGAGAAGGCTTTCCTGGATTCCATCAAGACGATTGAGAAAAAGACTTCGAAAAAAACTTAG
- a CDS encoding LPO_1073/Vpar_1526 family protein, producing the protein MIDYIIANKTWIFSGIGILVITGIGSFIAIIFKRKKKNNSSQNQSSGNNSVNIQTNGNVTVNQTSASYTEIREIALDVFKANFMVSTGNSQKTANKRAEHITEEFLGRLQEENPSGLGAAEEPDFQDALFTVQKEYAKSGDAKLGDILVDLLINRSKEQHRSLIQLVLNEAIKTAPKLTQEQLAILSVIFLLRYTAQLNITCLENLGDYLDKYIQQQIPHLNKGDAYYQHLQYAGCGNIELGSVELSRIWESHYQGLFFKGFDLSLEEKTRISEGSFSTFIIPCLNNPSKFQVNALTQKNLEEKLSKSNLRESEKTFIKELFNRNKMSYDEIKTKITEIRPYMSDFYNIWEKSSMKKFQLTSVGIAIGHANIKKTNGEFTDLSIWIN; encoded by the coding sequence ATGATTGACTACATCATCGCAAACAAGACATGGATTTTTAGTGGTATAGGCATTCTAGTAATTACCGGAATCGGTTCCTTCATCGCAATAATCTTCAAGCGTAAAAAGAAAAACAACTCTTCGCAAAATCAATCTTCGGGGAACAATTCCGTCAACATACAAACCAACGGAAATGTCACAGTCAATCAAACTAGCGCATCCTATACAGAAATCAGAGAAATTGCACTTGATGTTTTCAAAGCAAACTTCATGGTATCGACTGGAAACTCTCAAAAAACAGCGAACAAAAGAGCAGAGCATATAACAGAAGAATTTCTTGGCAGATTGCAAGAAGAGAATCCATCGGGATTAGGCGCTGCGGAGGAACCAGATTTCCAGGACGCATTGTTTACTGTACAAAAAGAATATGCAAAAAGCGGAGATGCTAAATTAGGCGACATTCTAGTTGATTTGCTCATAAACCGAAGTAAAGAACAGCACCGTAGCCTAATCCAGCTTGTTCTTAACGAGGCCATAAAAACTGCTCCGAAATTAACACAAGAGCAGCTGGCAATACTTTCCGTGATATTTTTACTTCGGTACACAGCACAACTTAACATCACATGCTTAGAAAACCTCGGCGATTATTTAGATAAATACATTCAACAACAAATCCCTCACCTGAACAAAGGGGATGCATATTATCAACATTTACAATATGCAGGATGCGGAAACATAGAATTGGGAAGTGTTGAATTATCCAGAATATGGGAATCGCACTATCAGGGGTTGTTTTTTAAAGGGTTTGATCTATCTCTGGAAGAAAAAACAAGAATCTCTGAAGGATCATTTTCGACATTCATCATACCTTGCTTAAACAACCCTTCGAAATTTCAGGTCAATGCCCTAACGCAAAAAAATTTAGAAGAAAAACTGTCTAAATCAAATCTCAGAGAATCAGAGAAAACATTTATCAAGGAACTTTTTAACAGGAACAAGATGTCCTATGATGAAATAAAAACGAAAATAACAGAAATCCGCCCATATATGAGCGATTTCTATAACATTTGGGAAAAATCCTCAATGAAAAAATTTCAACTAACTAGCGTTGGAATTGCGATTGGACATGCCAACATCAAGAAAACGAACGGAGAATTTACCGACCTTTCGATATGGATAAATTAA
- a CDS encoding virulence RhuM family protein has product MSKMLQIRNSTIDFLVFTKQNSQDSIEVRVQDENVWLTQDGISRLFDVDRSVVTKHLKNVFETNELEEISVCAKFAHTAADGKTYNTKFYNLDAIISVGYRVNSIRATQFRQWATNVLRNFAIKGYVLDKQRLENGQIFDEEYFENLLEEIREIRMSERKFYQKITDIYATSVDYSRDAVTTRDFFANVQNKLHWAIHRHTAAELIMERADAKKTHMGLTTWRKAPDGKIEKSDVSIAKNYLSKDELHQLERFVTMYLDYAEFQAKRQIPMTMEDWALRLNKFLDFNEVEILTDKGRVSAEIAKAFAESEFEKYRVVQDKLFKSDFDKFLNEAKAIEEKK; this is encoded by the coding sequence ATGAGCAAAATGTTGCAGATTCGCAATAGTACCATCGATTTCTTGGTGTTTACCAAGCAGAATTCTCAGGATTCGATAGAAGTGCGCGTCCAGGACGAAAATGTGTGGCTCACGCAGGACGGAATTTCAAGGCTGTTCGATGTCGATAGGTCCGTAGTCACCAAGCACTTAAAGAACGTTTTTGAGACCAACGAGTTGGAAGAAATTTCAGTATGTGCAAAATTTGCACATACTGCCGCCGACGGCAAGACTTACAATACCAAATTCTACAATCTCGATGCGATAATTTCGGTGGGATACCGCGTGAATTCTATCCGCGCAACGCAATTCAGGCAATGGGCGACCAACGTTTTGCGCAATTTCGCGATAAAGGGTTATGTTCTCGACAAACAACGCCTGGAAAACGGCCAGATTTTTGACGAAGAATACTTTGAGAACCTGCTTGAAGAAATCCGGGAAATCCGGATGTCGGAGCGGAAATTCTACCAGAAGATTACCGATATCTACGCGACGAGTGTCGATTACAGCCGGGATGCCGTCACGACAAGGGATTTTTTCGCAAATGTGCAGAACAAGTTGCACTGGGCTATCCACCGGCATACGGCTGCCGAACTCATTATGGAACGCGCCGATGCGAAAAAGACGCACATGGGCTTGACGACCTGGCGCAAGGCGCCTGACGGGAAAATCGAGAAGTCGGATGTCAGCATTGCGAAGAACTACCTTTCAAAGGATGAATTGCATCAACTGGAACGATTCGTGACAATGTACCTTGACTATGCGGAATTTCAGGCGAAACGGCAGATTCCCATGACGATGGAAGATTGGGCGCTTCGCCTCAACAAGTTCCTGGATTTCAACGAGGTGGAGATTCTGACAGACAAGGGTCGGGTGTCGGCTGAAATTGCAAAGGCTTTTGCCGAAAGTGAATTCGAAAAATACCGCGTTGTCCAGGACAAACTGTTCAAGAGCGATTTTGACAAGTTCCTGAATGAAGCGAAAGCGATTGAAGAAAAGAAGTGA
- a CDS encoding TIR domain-containing protein, whose amino-acid sequence MRFMEDHRTGNYTAFYVSEPFDSSNLGANATKDFCYYRTITAWEAKDPDFHFIDSHDKTYNIRDDSSWEDTLKPRLHKRLRKSKNIILILSSNTKNSRAIREELDYGINTCGLPIIVIYPDFPEKSDIVNKEGKILLNIKKMWDKLPVFKNNMSKVATIHITFKQDLLKTCLDAPDLTVQHMTKKGRFYFPI is encoded by the coding sequence ATGAGATTTATGGAAGACCATAGAACAGGCAACTACACCGCCTTTTATGTCAGCGAACCTTTCGATTCGTCAAATTTGGGTGCCAACGCGACCAAAGACTTCTGCTATTATCGAACAATAACAGCATGGGAAGCAAAAGATCCTGATTTTCACTTCATAGATTCCCATGACAAAACATACAATATTCGCGATGACAGCTCCTGGGAAGATACATTGAAGCCAAGACTCCACAAACGTCTCAGAAAATCAAAGAACATTATCCTAATCTTGAGCTCCAATACAAAAAACAGCCGAGCTATTCGGGAAGAATTAGACTACGGGATTAACACCTGCGGTCTGCCCATTATTGTGATTTACCCCGATTTCCCCGAGAAATCAGATATCGTTAATAAAGAAGGTAAAATCCTCCTCAATATAAAAAAAATGTGGGACAAATTACCGGTTTTCAAAAACAATATGAGCAAAGTCGCTACGATTCATATAACATTCAAACAGGATCTATTAAAGACGTGTTTGGACGCCCCTGATTTAACCGTACAACATATGACAAAAAAAGGCCGATTCTATTTTCCTATATAA
- a CDS encoding TIR domain-containing protein, which yields MTYRNRTYIAFDGDNDMPYYNLMRAWSENDNFEFKFYNAHGINTARDTSQEESIKKQLLYRFEYTKIFVLLVGEHTRFLYRFVRWEIEQAIRLQLPIIVVNINGTRHIDSEFCPPILEDKLAIHVAFKQKIIQKALNEWPAYHEKCLKEGKTGPFYYNDSTYEGLGL from the coding sequence ATGACCTACAGAAATAGAACATACATTGCTTTTGACGGCGACAATGACATGCCGTATTACAACCTAATGCGAGCATGGAGTGAAAACGACAATTTCGAGTTTAAATTCTATAATGCCCATGGAATAAACACAGCTCGTGACACCAGCCAAGAAGAATCGATTAAAAAACAATTATTGTATCGTTTCGAATACACAAAAATATTTGTATTACTTGTAGGAGAGCACACACGGTTTCTATACCGTTTTGTTCGGTGGGAAATAGAGCAAGCCATTCGACTACAGTTGCCAATAATCGTAGTAAACATAAATGGCACCCGGCATATCGACAGCGAATTTTGTCCACCAATTCTCGAAGACAAGCTAGCCATTCATGTTGCGTTCAAGCAAAAAATCATCCAGAAAGCTTTAAATGAATGGCCCGCATATCATGAAAAATGCCTGAAGGAAGGAAAAACTGGTCCTTTTTATTATAATGATTCTACATATGAGGGCTTAGGATTATGA
- a CDS encoding macro domain-containing protein, whose translation MKYLTKLFFVRYIETIGVFLLINELLCTLLGPDKLDFIPKPIIFGVLPVIVCIIELLRKLFFTDYSINQTDSKISLSFGNILRKKGIIIIPVNQEFDTYVGDGIVSPRSLHGEFINRFYKNDLTTLNTLIDAELQKQKTSYIARPNKTKGKQKSYPLGTCVRVEKNGIIFILAALTTFDDKCHAKSIDRFQRNEFLSKIWEWVRLNEEPSNIHFPLIGAGNSRMKGTSQEKYRAIVDSGIAEISQAKSFQTFDITLPFCNFSKYEEFDEYIRFKALYKDVSNSDQTNLGTETN comes from the coding sequence ATGAAATATCTCACCAAGCTTTTTTTTGTTAGATATATTGAAACCATTGGAGTTTTCCTATTAATAAACGAATTACTGTGCACGCTTTTAGGTCCTGACAAATTAGATTTCATTCCAAAACCAATCATTTTCGGCGTACTTCCTGTAATAGTTTGCATCATCGAGTTATTACGCAAGTTATTTTTCACCGATTATTCAATTAATCAAACGGATTCAAAGATTTCACTATCATTTGGAAATATCTTAAGAAAAAAAGGAATTATCATCATACCTGTAAATCAAGAATTTGACACATATGTTGGTGACGGTATCGTTTCCCCAAGATCTTTGCATGGAGAGTTTATAAATAGATTCTATAAAAACGATTTAACTACACTAAACACGCTCATTGACGCCGAATTACAAAAACAAAAAACATCTTATATAGCAAGACCTAACAAAACAAAAGGCAAGCAAAAAAGTTATCCATTAGGAACATGTGTTAGAGTTGAAAAGAATGGCATAATCTTTATTCTTGCCGCATTAACAACTTTTGATGATAAATGCCACGCCAAATCAATAGACAGATTTCAACGAAACGAATTTTTATCAAAAATTTGGGAATGGGTTCGATTAAACGAAGAACCAAGTAACATTCACTTTCCATTAATAGGGGCTGGAAATTCAAGAATGAAAGGAACCTCACAAGAAAAATACCGCGCTATAGTTGATTCGGGAATAGCGGAAATTAGCCAAGCAAAATCATTTCAAACATTTGATATAACACTACCATTTTGCAATTTTTCAAAATATGAGGAATTTGACGAATACATCCGTTTTAAAGCATTGTATAAGGATGTTTCTAATTCGGATCAAACCAATCTAGGAACGGAGACAAATTAG
- a CDS encoding Panacea domain-containing protein: MKTQEQIKKIENVILYILQKFDDGVDYIKLFKILYFAQRDYLSRFGKPIVPETFKARMHGPIPTLTNKVIKNVEEGSYNNFPDLKEFMDSIKVIDQKVFAQKKPDLDFIAKKEREYLDKWFDYCKDKESYALSDESHDSVYKSVVERAKLDPQQDVMTFIDIARSGQASEKMIAYIREKELLAAEFA; the protein is encoded by the coding sequence ATGAAAACTCAAGAACAAATAAAAAAAATAGAAAATGTAATATTATATATATTACAGAAGTTTGATGATGGCGTTGATTATATCAAACTTTTTAAAATTCTTTATTTTGCCCAACGTGATTATTTGAGTCGTTTTGGAAAACCTATTGTTCCTGAAACATTTAAAGCTAGAATGCACGGCCCTATTCCAACATTGACTAATAAGGTTATAAAAAATGTTGAGGAAGGTTCCTATAATAATTTTCCTGATTTGAAAGAATTTATGGATTCTATTAAGGTTATAGATCAGAAGGTTTTTGCTCAAAAGAAACCTGATTTGGATTTTATAGCTAAAAAAGAACGGGAATACCTCGACAAGTGGTTTGACTACTGTAAGGACAAAGAATCATATGCTTTGTCTGATGAATCGCATGATTCCGTTTACAAAAGTGTGGTCGAAAGGGCTAAGCTAGATCCGCAACAAGATGTAATGACGTTTATCGACATTGCAAGGTCCGGTCAAGCTTCTGAAAAAATGATTGCATATATCCGCGAAAAGGAACTTCTTGCAGCGGAGTTTGCATAG
- a CDS encoding DegT/DnrJ/EryC1/StrS aminotransferase family protein — MTRFEKKVWLSSPTMHGDEIKFVTEAYETNWMSTVGANINEVERLAAEKVGCKYAVALSAGTAALHLCTKLAGEALYGMPKAGEGSLRGHKVFCSDMTFDATVNPIAYENGEAVFIDTEYKTWNMDPVALEKAFEIYPDVRLVVLVHLYGTPARVDEIRTICQKHNALLIEDAAESFGASYKGKQTGNFGDYSAISFNGNKIITGSSGGMFLTDSKDDAEKVRKWSTQSREAAPWYQHEEIGYNYRMSNVIAGVVRGQMPYLEEHIAQKKAIYMRYKEGLKGLPVQMNPYDANNSEPNFWLSCMIIDKDAMCKQVRGETEALFIHEKGKSCPTEILERIAAMNAEGRPIWKPMHMQPMYMSHAFITANGNGRARTNAYIAGETRDVGADIFARGLCLPSDNKMTPEQQDAIIQTIKECFE; from the coding sequence ATGACGCGTTTCGAGAAGAAGGTCTGGCTCTCTAGCCCTACTATGCACGGCGACGAGATCAAGTTTGTCACCGAGGCTTACGAAACCAACTGGATGAGCACCGTCGGCGCGAACATCAACGAAGTCGAAAGGCTCGCCGCTGAGAAGGTCGGCTGCAAATACGCCGTCGCACTCTCTGCCGGCACCGCAGCCCTCCATCTCTGCACAAAACTTGCTGGCGAAGCCCTTTACGGCATGCCCAAGGCGGGCGAAGGCTCGCTCCGCGGACACAAAGTGTTCTGCAGCGACATGACGTTCGACGCCACCGTGAACCCCATCGCCTACGAGAACGGCGAGGCAGTGTTCATCGACACCGAATACAAGACGTGGAACATGGACCCGGTCGCCCTCGAAAAGGCATTCGAAATTTACCCGGACGTGCGCCTGGTGGTACTCGTACACCTCTACGGAACCCCGGCCCGTGTTGATGAAATCCGCACCATCTGCCAAAAACACAACGCCCTCCTTATCGAAGACGCCGCCGAAAGCTTCGGTGCAAGCTACAAGGGCAAGCAGACCGGCAACTTTGGCGACTACAGCGCCATCAGCTTCAACGGAAACAAGATTATCACCGGCAGTAGCGGCGGCATGTTCCTCACCGACAGCAAGGACGACGCCGAGAAGGTGCGCAAGTGGAGCACCCAGAGCCGCGAGGCCGCCCCGTGGTACCAGCACGAAGAAATCGGCTACAACTACCGCATGAGCAACGTCATCGCTGGAGTGGTACGCGGCCAGATGCCCTACCTCGAAGAGCACATCGCCCAGAAAAAGGCCATCTACATGCGCTACAAGGAAGGCCTGAAAGGCCTGCCCGTGCAGATGAACCCCTACGATGCCAACAACAGCGAACCGAACTTCTGGCTCAGCTGCATGATTATCGACAAAGACGCCATGTGCAAGCAGGTGCGCGGCGAAACTGAAGCCTTGTTCATCCACGAGAAAGGCAAGAGCTGCCCGACGGAAATCCTCGAGCGCATCGCCGCCATGAACGCCGAAGGACGCCCCATCTGGAAACCGATGCACATGCAGCCCATGTACATGAGCCACGCATTCATCACTGCTAACGGAAATGGACGCGCTCGCACGAACGCCTATATCGCAGGTGAAACCCGTGACGTGGGTGCCGACATCTTTGCCCGCGGACTCTGCCTCCCGAGCGACAACAAGATGACCCCCGAACAGCAGGACGCCATCATTCAGACCATCAAGGAATGCTTCGAGTAA
- a CDS encoding sugar transferase yields MYARFFKRPLDFFCALVAILCLSPILVVLTVLGAIKMKGNPFFTQPRPGLNEKIFRLIKFRTMTNEKDANGNLLPDEVRLNAYGKFLRSTSLDELPELFNILKGDMAVIGPRPQLVRDMVFMTPEQRKRHTVRQGLSGLAQVNGRNAVTWENKIAFDLKYIDHITFIGDVIIILATLGKVFRRDGITEEGCDTATDLGDYLLSSGRITREQYDRGQVEAKKLIAEAF; encoded by the coding sequence ATGTACGCTCGTTTCTTCAAACGCCCACTCGACTTCTTCTGTGCTCTGGTAGCCATTCTCTGCCTGAGCCCGATTCTCGTCGTGCTCACAGTCCTTGGAGCCATCAAGATGAAGGGCAACCCGTTCTTCACGCAACCGCGTCCGGGCCTTAACGAAAAAATTTTCAGGCTCATCAAGTTCCGCACGATGACGAACGAAAAGGACGCCAACGGCAACTTGCTCCCGGATGAAGTGCGCCTGAATGCTTACGGCAAGTTCCTCCGCAGCACGAGTCTTGACGAACTCCCGGAACTATTCAACATCCTCAAGGGCGACATGGCAGTAATTGGGCCGAGACCGCAACTTGTGCGTGACATGGTCTTCATGACTCCAGAACAGCGCAAGCGCCACACCGTGCGTCAGGGACTTAGCGGGCTTGCACAGGTGAACGGACGTAATGCCGTAACTTGGGAAAACAAGATTGCTTTTGACTTGAAATATATCGACCATATCACCTTTATCGGGGATGTGATAATCATTCTCGCAACGCTGGGTAAAGTGTTTAGGCGTGATGGGATCACCGAAGAAGGTTGCGATACAGCTACTGACTTGGGGGACTATCTGCTTTCAAGTGGCAGGATTACCCGCGAACAGTACGACCGTGGACAAGTTGAAGCGAAAAAACTGATTGCGGAGGCTTTCTGA